The DNA sequence CCTCTGCCGCTTGATTGCCCGATGCAAGGTAACGCGATCCAATCCGACTGATAAGCCCCGCCCCCATACTCTGTGGCATGGATACGCAGACGGACATTCTCAGGCGGGGGCTGGACGCGGCATGGCAGGCGGTGCTCGGCGCCTCCGCCATCGCAGACCTGCATCTCGGGCCAAGGCAGATCACGCGCAGCGCGGCCCGGCGAATCTCCGGCCGCCTGCGCCAGATCGAGACAATCGTCCGACGGCTGATCCTTGTCCTCGCCCTGCAGGTCCGGCTGCAGCCAGCCTCCCCGCGCCCGGCAGGGCCGGTGACCCATCCGGATACGGCGGCAGCGCCGGATGACATCACCGTCGCAGAGTTTCCGCACCTGTCGCGCCGGCGGCTGAAACTGCTGCCCGCGCGCCGGCGGTTCGAGGCGGCCCCGGAGTTTCCCGCGCCGGGCCTGCGGCCCGCGGGCCCCGTGTCCCCACTCAAATTGATGGCCCGGATTGCCGCGCTTCACACGGTGATTTCCGATCCCGATGCCCATGCCCTGCGTCTCGCGCGGTCGCTGCGGCGAATGCGGAAATCCGGCGAACCCCGCCCCGTGATCGCTCCGGCCGAGAGCACCTATCGCCTGTCACCGGAACTCGGCGCCATCGCCACGCTCCTGCCCACGCATATCAATGCGGCCTTCGACACCTGGGAACGCTCAGGCTGATTTTTGCTGAAATTTGCGCCCTGGCCGCCACGTTCCCCCGCGTGACGGTCCCGACTCATGCCTGTCATTCCGGAAATGCGGTGGTACAGTTTGAAACGGGAGGAAACGCGCATGCCACGACTGAAACAGGCGGGCCGCGAGGCGGGCAATCCGTTTGCCGACAGGATTTTCGATATCCTGTTCGGCGACCGGGATCCGATTGCCGAGCCCGGCACGGCAACCGGCACGCCGGGAAACTGGTGGACCGTCTTCAACATTGTCCCGGACGCATTCCGGCATACGACAGAGGGGTTCCAGTTCTACCGGTCGAAGGATCGCAAGCTGGATCCGAAACTGCGGGAGCTTGGCCAGACGCGTGCCGGATTTGCCGTCGGCTCGCAATTCGTGTTCTCGCAGCATTGCAAGGCGAGCCGCGATGTCGGCCTGACCGAAGACCAGATAGCCGCCATTCCCCATTGGCCGGTGGCAAATTGTTTCAGCCCGCTGGAACGCGCCGTGCTGGCCTATACAGACGGGCTCGTCCTGCAGCGTGGCCGGGTTCCCGATGGCGTGTTCGAGGCGCTGAAGGCCGAGCTGTCGGATGAAGAAATCCTCGAACTCACCTACATCACCTGCACCTATATGATGCACGCCATCATGAGCCGCGCGCTGCGCCTGGAATATGATGATGTGGCAGAGCGCGTGGTCGAGATCGCCGCGCCGGACGGGTCAGACACAGACGTGATGTCCATGGTCGACAAGGGAGGAAACTGAACATGGCCTATCATCATCTCGCCCTCGCCGCGAAAGACATGAAAGCCACGCACGCCTTCTATGAAGGCATCATGGGCTTCGAACTGGTGAAAGTGGAAGTCGCCCCCATCATGGGCGGCGGCTGGGGCAAGCACTTCTTCTATCGCATGGATGGCGATGACAGCCGCTTCATCGCTTTCTGGGAGTTGCACGACACCGAAGGCAGCGACGCCTATGTCTATGACATCAACGCCGCCGCCAAACTGCCGCCGGGCACAAACCATTATTCCTTTTCGGTAGACACGAAGGAAGCGCTGGAAAACTGGAAACAGACATGGCTGGCGGCCGGCCTCGACGTGTTCGAGATCGACCATAATTGGTGCCATTCAATTTACACGAAGGACCCGAACGGCAATGCAGTCGAATTCTGCCTGACCACGGGCGCCTTCACCGAAGCCGATCGCCAGCGCGCGCTGGATGCCTTGTCGGAAACGGAGTTCAACCCCTCCCCGGCGCCGGCCTTCATGCAGATGTGGAGTGCGGAAAAAGTCGGCACCTGACCGGCTACCAACGGGCCGAATAGCCCCGCGTGTCGATGTGCACGAACGGGCCATGCGCGGCATTCGATCCGTAAGCGGATGCCCCGCCAACCACCCAGCCGGCCGGCGCGTCGGCGGCAAGTTCATCGATCAGGCGGACCAGCGCCCTGGCATCATCCTTGTCGATCCGGCCATTCCCGTCCAGATCGTCCATCTGCCCGTCCCGGTCCTGGTCGATATAGATGTCCGCCGCATCGCCATACAGGTGGCGCGAAGAGGTCGTCGTGTTCCCGATGGCCGCATTGTAGAAAGGAGTCCTGTACCCGCTCATCACGAAAAAGGTGTCCGCTTCCCATCCCTTTGCATTGGCGGCTTCCAGAATGGCCTCCAGCTTTACCAGCATGGCCGGTTGCATCAGGAGATAGGTCGGGTCATGTCCCGGCTGCTGTTTGCAGCGGAACTGGCCCAGTTTGAAATTCGGGGACACCTGCAAATCCTCGGACATGGCCGAGAGATCGATGAATCCGCGCGGCACGGCATAGGCCGGCAGATTGCGCAATGGCCGCGCATACTGGCCGATCCGGTAGCCATTGAGCGACTCGTCCACCCCATTCCGGAAGGGTGTCATCACCATCAGGTTCAGCTGCGTCTGCGCATCGCCCCTGGTAATCATCATGTTGGCCAGCCCGGCCTGCCTCGGCGCCGTCCAGACGGTCTTGTCGCCCTGTCGGCCCAGCTTCCCGGCAGAAATGTCGGCCTGCGCGCCCTTCGGCAACTGGATCAGGACGGTCTCGCCCGGCATCGCCGGAACAGACAGGACAGCGAGGTCGGACTGCACGCCATTTACCGTGATGGCCACTCCGCTTCCGGCCTGTGCAATCCCGGCCGGACTGGACGCAGGCGGAACATGCGGCTCCGCGGTTGCGGCGATCCAGGGGAAGAACAGGAATTTCAGAAGCACGGAGAAAATAGCGACAGATCCTTTGCATGAGCATTGCGACAGTCTGGTCATCTTAACCAATCCGTTCGCCCGTGAAACGTCCGAAACGCCAAATGGTGCCAAACTTTTTCTGATGTTTTTCAGGGACATGTTTCGGAACCTCCGACATTTCAGCCGGTTTAATGGGCAAGCTGCTGCAAGGGCTCCCGGACGGCGCCGCCGTCCCGCCCGTCCTGCCCTTGCGGACCCGAACCAATCATGGAGACTTCTCATGCGCCTGCATCGCCGCCTTCTTGCATCGACCCTCCTCGCCACGGCCGGTCTGGTCTCTCCCCTTTCGGTCTCCGCCCAGCATGCCGCCCCATCCTCCGGTGTCCAGCTCGCGGACCTGTCGGTGAAGGATGCGATGGGCGGCGACCTTGAAGCCGACAAGGCGTCGGCCATTCAGGATCTGATCCTCGATGAATGGCTGGAAGATGAACTTGGCCGCGAGGTCGAAACCGGCGTCCTGACCACGGTCCGCGCCGCTTACGCGCAGAACGTCTTCAAGCCGATCTGGACCCAAAAGGGCATTCAGTCCCTGAAGCGCGCACGGAATGATCTGTTCTCCTACGGCCTCGCCGCATCAGACGTGTCGAAGGCCAATCTCGATACGATCGCTGACCAGCGTCTCTCGGGCCAAACCGATGCAATTCGGGCAACTGCCGACCTGCAACTGACCGCCGCCTGGCTTCGCATGGCCTCTGCCGTCAGCGGTGGCCTGTCGGACAATGGCGAGGCCGTGGATCCTGAAACTGACGCGCCGGTCATGTCCATGGTTCAGGCCAGCCTGATTCAGGCTGCCAAGGGAGATGCCGACGACATCCTGGCAGACCTGGAACCGGACCATCCGCAATATGACCGGCTGAAACGGCAACTCAAACACTACCGCGAAATCCGCGCCGACGGCGGATGGCTTGCCATTCCTGAAGGGGACGCCATCGAGCCCGGTGACGAAGACCCACGCATTCCGGCGCTTCGGGACCGGCTCATTGCAGAGAATTATCTCGCAGCAGAAACCTGGGCTGGAGACCTGCTCTCGACGATCAGCCTCGCCGTGAATGAAGAGTCCGATGCGGACAAGTCCGAAATCCGTTACACTGACGACCTCGCAGAAGCGGTGGAAACCTTTCAGCGCAGGCATGGTCTCGAAGCGGACGGGATTGTGGGGGGACGCACGCTGGAGGCCCTCAATGAGAGCGTCGAGTCAAAGATCGACCGGATCGCCGACACAATGACCCGTTGGCGTCAATATGATGACCTTGGCAGCCAGTATATCTGGGCGAACATCCCATCCTTCATGGCGGAAGGCTGGCGCAACGGTCGGCGCGAGATCGCGATGAAGACAATTGTCGGCATGCCCAGTCGGGAGACGCCAGTCTTCTCCGACGAGGTGGAATACGCTGTTGCAAACCCGCGCTGGTATGCGCCGGTCAGCATCGTGAGAAAGGACAAGCTGCCAAAGCTCGCCAACGATCCGACCTACGCATCCCGCAAGAATTTTACCGTGATTGACCGCGCCACCGGGCAATCGGTCCCGGCCTCCTCGGTCGACTGGACCGATCTGGCAGCCGCGACCGAGTACCAACTCATTCAGCGGCCGGGCGCAAGCAACGCGTTGGGCGACCTGAAGATCATCTTCCCCAATCAGTATTCGGTCTACCTGCACGGCACACCGGGCAAGCGCCTGTTCGAACGCGCCCAGCGCACTTTCAGCTCCGGCTGTGTGCGTCTGGAACGTCCGGAAGACATGGCCAGATGGCTTGCGGCGCACGACCCGGAAGTCTCCGCGCGCGACGTGTCTGAAGCCCTGGAAGGGGCCACCCCGGAACGGATCGATTTCAAGTCCGAAACCCGGATCCACATCACCTACATGACCGTGACGGTAAGTGAAGACGGCGAGGCCCATTTCTGGCGCGACGTGTATCATGAGGAAGACGGCATCATGATGGTGGACAAGTATGCACCGCTCTACCAGCCTGCCTCCGATGAAGAGCTTGCCCAGGCAGAGCCAGCGCCCCGCAAGGGGTAGGCCTACTGGCTCGCCCACAGGATACGGGCAATCCAGGCCAGGTCGGAGGGCTTGAAGCTGCGGGTCGGATAGGCCGGGTTGAGAGACGCCAGTTCGACCGTTCGGGTGTTCCGCCGCGCCAGCACCTTGGCCATGACTTCGCCCTCGACCGTCTTCGCAACGACCCGGTCGCCGGCTTTCACCGTAGCCCCCGGCGAAACAATGATCCGGTCACCGGCCCGATAGGCCGGCTCCATGGAATCGCCGCTGATTTCCAGCGCATAGACGGACTCGGTCTCGAGGCCCGGAAACCGGACCTCCTCCCAGCCGGTACCGACCGGAAAGCCGGCATCATCAAAGAACCCGTCCTGACCGGCCTGCGCAAATCCGATCAGCGGCGCGATCGCTCCGCGACGGCCATCAATCAGCGCGGCGAAATCCTCGAACCGGCTTCCCACCGCATCCAGGACCCGCGCAAGACTTTCCGTCGACGGCCAGCGTGGGCGCCCGTCTGCCCCGGCGCGCTTGGACGGGTTGAAGGCCGTCGGGTCCAACCCCGCGCGGCGCGCCAGGCCAGACGGGGTCAAACCATGATGTGCGGCAAGGGCATCAATCCCGCGCCAGATATCCCGATGATTCATGGGATTATTTTCCCACCTATTGCTCCCGCCGCTAAATAGGAATATTCACCTATTGTCAAGACGGGGGTCGAATTCGATGAAACTGTTCGTTCATGGCGTGCCGGACACGCCGCTGGTCTGGGACCCGCTGATCGACGCGCTCGATCTGGCCGAGGGTGATTATCTCGCCCCCGCCCTGCCCGGTTTCGGGTGCCCGCGACCTGCCGGGTTCAGCGCAACAAAAGACGCATACACCGACTGGCTGATCGGCCAGATGGAAGCCGCCGGAGGAAATGTCGATCTTGTCGGGCATGACTGGGGCGGACTGCTGGTCCTCCGCGCGGCATCCCTAAGGCCGGATCTCGTCCGCACCTGGTGCGCAGCCAATGCCGTCATCGACCCGGACTATCGTGGCCACACGATGGCCCGTCGCTGGGCCACACCGATCAAGGGCGAACTGGTCATGATGGGCATGCGCAACAAGCCACGTTTTCTCCGTGGCCTGATCGAAGCCGGCATGCCGCCCGGCCTGGGGGAAAAGGAAATTGGCCTGATCGACAAGACGATGCGTCAATGCATTCTCAGTCTCTACCGCTCGGCTGACGGGCTCAGGTTTTCCGGCGACTGGGTCGCGGACCTGGACCAGTTGCCGGAGCGCGGACAACTGTTCTGGGGAGAGACCGACCCCTTCGTGCCCTACACATTTGCCCAACGCTTCTCCGAGCGTCGCAATGTCCCGCTTCACATCGAAATGGGCGAAGGCCACTGGGCCTGCTACACGCGCGCCGCCGAGTTCGCAGCAGTACTGAAAGCCCATTGGGCCTGATCAGGCCGCTTCTTTCTTCGGGTTGCCAAGTTCCTGTTTCACGCGCTCCGCCAGTTGGCGAACCGTGAAGGGTTTCGGCAGGAAGGAAACCGCACGGTCATCATCCAGCTGCTTGGCAATGTCGCGCTCTGCATAGCCGGAAATGAAGATAACGCGGGCATGACCCAGCAATTCCTTCGCCTCGCGGATCAGCGTCGGCCCGTCCTTGCCCGGCATGACCACATCGGAGATGACCAGATCGAAACTCTCGGGATTGTCTTCGAGAATCTCCATGGCTTCCTCGCCATCACACGCTTCCTCGACCTCGTAGCCGCTCGACCGCAGAAGCGATGCGGCGATACCGCGGACGCCATCTTCGTCCTCGATCAGCAGGATCCGGCCGCGGCCGGAAATGTCGACGGGCTGACTGGCTGCTTTTTCGGATGGCAGGCTGTCGGCGGATTCCGGAATATCTTCTGCCTTCAGGGCAGGCAGGTAAATATGGAAGGTCGTCCCCTTCCCGACAGAGGACGTTGTGCAGATATATCCGCCCGACTGCTTGATGATGCCATACACGGTCGCGAGGCCGAGCCCGGTACCGACACCGGCTTCCTTCGTGGTGAAGAAGGGCTGGAAGATCTTGTCCATCACATCTTTCGACATGCCATGGCCGGTGTCTTCCACCTCGATCAGCATATAGTCGCCATCGCTGACGAAGTTGAAGCCCTTCTCATGTGCTTCAGCGCCAGTTGAACGCGCGGTGCGGATCGTCAGCTTGCCACCATTCTTGTGGCTGAGCATGGCATCGCGGGCATTGGTTGCCAAATTGAACAATGCGTTTTCGAGCTGGTTCTTGTCCGCTTTGACATATGGCACGTCGCGGCCATGCTTGACGTCCAGTTCGATCCGCTCGTCGAGAAGCTGGCGGAGCAGGATCGAGAATTCGGACATGAAATCCGTCACTGCGAACACTTCCCGCTTGAAGGTCTGCTGGCGCGCATAGGCCAGCAGCATCTTCACCAAATCCTTGGCGCGGATGGAGAATTCGTGGATCGACTTCAGATTGGGGTAGGACGGGTCGCCCAGCGGATGGTGGACCATCAGCTGCTCATTGTTCAGGATGATGCCCTGCAGCACATTGTTGAAGTCGTGCGCGACGCCGCCAGCAAGCTGGCCGATGGCCTGCATCTTCTCGCCATGCGCCAGGCGCATTTCCAACTGGCGCTGTTCGGTGATGTCCATGACATAGGCCACGGATGGCCGCCCGGCCCCGTCCAGCGCAACAAAGACATTGACGTGCTTGGGTTCCGGACCGGCCAGCTTCAGATTAACCGGCTTGTCGATCGCATCGACCAGCAAACTGCTCAGCGCATCATCGCCTTCGTCGGCCACGAACAGGTCGGAGAATTTGCCGCCCGGCGCCGCCTTGCCTTCGGTCATGTCCATCAGCGAACGATTGGCATCCATGATGATTGCGCTGTCTACGCTGCCACCTTCAAGGCGCACCGCACCGAAGGGCGCATCGTCGAACATGGGATCGCCGTCCGGGCGCGGCGGACGCGAGGCGGTGGAAATGCGAAAGCCTTCCTCGCCTGTGTTCATCACCTGCTGGCTGGCCAGGATGATCGTGCGGCCGGTCGCATCCGCGCCCTTGCCGGACCAGGTCGTGATGGCCTGAACCGGCCGCTCGACACCGTCGCGGCCTCGCAGCTGGATATCGACGCGGCCCGGTACGCCGGACTTGCGGTCCCGCGACAGCATTTTCACGAATTCCGGACGCATGATGTCGTCAATCCGGATGCTCTTCGCTGTCTCCGGCAGGCCGAGCATGTCGCGAAGCCAGCTATTGGCGTAGGTAATCGTGCCATCCGGACGGGCTGCAAAGAACCCCATCGGGGCGTCTTCGACATAAAGCGATTTCAGATCCGCAGCGCCAGTCGCTTCCCCGTCGCCTGCAATCGGCCGGATGCGCCAGAGCACCTTGTCCCGCGGCAATGGCGAAACGGAAATCTCGAACTGGGCAGGAACGCGCTCGGGCCCGATGGTGATCGGCGGCAGGATTTCGCGACGCGCATGGCCGACCTTGGCGTCCTTTGACAGGCGATAGACCGGCGCCGCGAGTCCGGGATTGGCGCCGAACAGACGATCCACCGTCACGGGGGCACCTTCGGCCTGCGAGCCGATCAGCGCGAGACCGGTCAGTTCGCGATACGCGGTGTTCGCCGCCATGGGCGCACCGCCCCGATCAGCGATCAGAACCGACTCATCCAGCGCCTCGATCCAGCCGAATCTGGGTGTGGCTGCCTGTGCCGCCCGGGCAATCGATCCGCGTTCCGGGAACAGGCCCAGCATGCGGCCGGCCCCGCGAACACTCCACAACAGGAAAACCAGCCCGCCTGACGCCATGGCAATCAGCAGGATCGGTCCCGGCGCACCGGACGCATTGGGCCAGGCAAGCGCAACACTGGCTGCAGCGATGGACACGAGAAGGCAGACCCAGAATGAAAGCTGCATGAAATCCACGCGGCCGCGTTCAGGAAAGGCGCCCATTTCGTTGGCGGCGTCCTGATCGTCAGCGGGAGCGGCCTTCGCCTGCACTTGAGAATCCATTGGTCGCTTTACACTCCTGTTGCCAGCCGCCAAGGTTGCGCCAGCACTCTACGCCTTTTCCGTCCAGCAACGCTGGCGACTCAGTCATACGGAATCCTAGTCTACCAAATGTGGCACGACAAAGGTTAATGAAAGCGAAAAAGACGTTAAGACAAACGTTGAAAATTGCAGAAATCACAGTGGAATCGGAGGTTTTCATGAGACGGACTTCAACAGCAATCGCAGCCCTTCTGCTGCTCGGCGCCTGCCAGAGCCAGCCCGATGATGCGCTGCCTCCGCCGGTCGCTGCCGTCCCGCCGCCGGCCCCTGCACAGATCGACCGCGCCGAACTCGTCGCCGAGGAATCTGCGCGCCTCAACGCCTGGTTTGAAGTCAAGTTTCAAGAAATGCTGGCCCGTAACCCGATGTACCAGACGTATCTGGGTGTGAAGACCGATTACGATAAATGGAACGACGTTTCCGATGAGGCCGCCATCGAGGAGATGGAAATCCAACGCGCCAATGTCGCGGAGATGCAGGCCGCCTTCGACTATGATCTGCTGGATGATCAGGCCAAGCTGTCCTGGCGCTTGGCAGAATACGAACTGGCAGAAGCCGAAGCTGCCTTTCCCTTTCGCCATCACGACTACGTCTTCGACCAGATGGGCGGCGTGCAGTCAGGCATCCCGGCCTTCCTGGTCAACCAGCACGGCGTGACCAGCCTGTCCGACGCCGAGGCCTATATTGCCCGTCTGGAAGGCATCAAGGGGTACTTGGCCGGCAACATCGAGAATGCGGAATATGCCGCCAGCCTCGGAATCCAGCCTCCGGCTTTCGCTTATCCCTACATCCTCAACGACTCCCAGAGCGTCATCACCGGCTATCCCTTCACCTCGGATGTCAGCGACGGCACCGAGGACAGCCCGCTGATGAAGGATTTCCGCGGCAAGGTGGCCGGCCTGGTCGAGTCCGGTGAAATTGATTCCGCCAAATCGGATGAATTGCTGGCGGCTGCCGCCGATGCCCTGACCGGATGGGTTGGGCCGGCCTATGAAAACCTGATCGCCGTGATGACAGCGCAAGCTGAAACGGCCACCACAGATGACGGCGCATGGAAATTGCCGGACGCGGAGGCCTATTATGCGATGCGCCTGAAGCGCATGACCACGACGGACAGAAGCGCCGCGGAAATCCATCAACTCGGACTGGACGAAGTGGCCCGCATTCATGGCGAAATGCGCGACATCATGACCAAAGTCGGCTTCGAAGGCACCCTGAAGGAATTCTTCGAATTCATGCGGACCGATCCGCAATTCTATCTGCCGAACACCGCCGAGGGACGCGAGGAATACCTCTCCGAGGCCCGGCGCCAGATCGAGCTGATGAAAGCTGATCTGCCCAGCGTCTTCAACACATTCCCGAAAGCCGACATGATCGTGAAGGCGGTCGAGCCGTTTCGCGAGAAATCCGCCGGCAAGGCCTTCTACTCGCGCCCTGCCCCCGATGGCAGCCGTCCGGGCACGTATTACGCCAACCTGTACCGGATGCAGGACATGCCGACCTATCAGTTGCAGGCCCTGGCCTTCCATGAAGGCATTCCCGGTCACCACATGCAGATCGCCATCGCGCAGGAACTGGAGGGCATTCCGAGCTTCCGCAAATATGGTGGCTACACCGCCTTCTCCGAAGGCTGGGGCCTGTATTCGGAATTCCTGCCCAAGGAGATGGGGTATTATTCCGACCCGTATGACGATTTCGGCCGGCTCGCCATGGAGATCTGGCGCGCAGCCCGTCTGGTCGTCGATACAGGCATCCATGACAAGAAATGGACGCGGGAAGAAGCCATCCAGTACTTGCTGGACAATACGCCCAACC is a window from the Hyphomonas sp. genome containing:
- a CDS encoding carboxymuconolactone decarboxylase family protein, which encodes MPRLKQAGREAGNPFADRIFDILFGDRDPIAEPGTATGTPGNWWTVFNIVPDAFRHTTEGFQFYRSKDRKLDPKLRELGQTRAGFAVGSQFVFSQHCKASRDVGLTEDQIAAIPHWPVANCFSPLERAVLAYTDGLVLQRGRVPDGVFEALKAELSDEEILELTYITCTYMMHAIMSRALRLEYDDVAERVVEIAAPDGSDTDVMSMVDKGGN
- a CDS encoding VOC family protein; this translates as MAYHHLALAAKDMKATHAFYEGIMGFELVKVEVAPIMGGGWGKHFFYRMDGDDSRFIAFWELHDTEGSDAYVYDINAAAKLPPGTNHYSFSVDTKEALENWKQTWLAAGLDVFEIDHNWCHSIYTKDPNGNAVEFCLTTGAFTEADRQRALDALSETEFNPSPAPAFMQMWSAEKVGT
- a CDS encoding D-Ala-D-Ala carboxypeptidase family metallohydrolase; translated protein: MLLKFLFFPWIAATAEPHVPPASSPAGIAQAGSGVAITVNGVQSDLAVLSVPAMPGETVLIQLPKGAQADISAGKLGRQGDKTVWTAPRQAGLANMMITRGDAQTQLNLMVMTPFRNGVDESLNGYRIGQYARPLRNLPAYAVPRGFIDLSAMSEDLQVSPNFKLGQFRCKQQPGHDPTYLLMQPAMLVKLEAILEAANAKGWEADTFFVMSGYRTPFYNAAIGNTTTSSRHLYGDAADIYIDQDRDGQMDDLDGNGRIDKDDARALVRLIDELAADAPAGWVVGGASAYGSNAAHGPFVHIDTRGYSARW
- a CDS encoding L,D-transpeptidase family protein, translated to MRLHRRLLASTLLATAGLVSPLSVSAQHAAPSSGVQLADLSVKDAMGGDLEADKASAIQDLILDEWLEDELGREVETGVLTTVRAAYAQNVFKPIWTQKGIQSLKRARNDLFSYGLAASDVSKANLDTIADQRLSGQTDAIRATADLQLTAAWLRMASAVSGGLSDNGEAVDPETDAPVMSMVQASLIQAAKGDADDILADLEPDHPQYDRLKRQLKHYREIRADGGWLAIPEGDAIEPGDEDPRIPALRDRLIAENYLAAETWAGDLLSTISLAVNEESDADKSEIRYTDDLAEAVETFQRRHGLEADGIVGGRTLEALNESVESKIDRIADTMTRWRQYDDLGSQYIWANIPSFMAEGWRNGRREIAMKTIVGMPSRETPVFSDEVEYAVANPRWYAPVSIVRKDKLPKLANDPTYASRKNFTVIDRATGQSVPASSVDWTDLAAATEYQLIQRPGASNALGDLKIIFPNQYSVYLHGTPGKRLFERAQRTFSSGCVRLERPEDMARWLAAHDPEVSARDVSEALEGATPERIDFKSETRIHITYMTVTVSEDGEAHFWRDVYHEEDGIMMVDKYAPLYQPASDEELAQAEPAPRKG
- a CDS encoding helix-turn-helix transcriptional regulator; translation: MNHRDIWRGIDALAAHHGLTPSGLARRAGLDPTAFNPSKRAGADGRPRWPSTESLARVLDAVGSRFEDFAALIDGRRGAIAPLIGFAQAGQDGFFDDAGFPVGTGWEEVRFPGLETESVYALEISGDSMEPAYRAGDRIIVSPGATVKAGDRVVAKTVEGEVMAKVLARRNTRTVELASLNPAYPTRSFKPSDLAWIARILWASQ
- a CDS encoding alpha/beta hydrolase, which produces MKLFVHGVPDTPLVWDPLIDALDLAEGDYLAPALPGFGCPRPAGFSATKDAYTDWLIGQMEAAGGNVDLVGHDWGGLLVLRAASLRPDLVRTWCAANAVIDPDYRGHTMARRWATPIKGELVMMGMRNKPRFLRGLIEAGMPPGLGEKEIGLIDKTMRQCILSLYRSADGLRFSGDWVADLDQLPERGQLFWGETDPFVPYTFAQRFSERRNVPLHIEMGEGHWACYTRAAEFAAVLKAHWA
- a CDS encoding response regulator, which codes for MDSQVQAKAAPADDQDAANEMGAFPERGRVDFMQLSFWVCLLVSIAAASVALAWPNASGAPGPILLIAMASGGLVFLLWSVRGAGRMLGLFPERGSIARAAQAATPRFGWIEALDESVLIADRGGAPMAANTAYRELTGLALIGSQAEGAPVTVDRLFGANPGLAAPVYRLSKDAKVGHARREILPPITIGPERVPAQFEISVSPLPRDKVLWRIRPIAGDGEATGAADLKSLYVEDAPMGFFAARPDGTITYANSWLRDMLGLPETAKSIRIDDIMRPEFVKMLSRDRKSGVPGRVDIQLRGRDGVERPVQAITTWSGKGADATGRTIILASQQVMNTGEEGFRISTASRPPRPDGDPMFDDAPFGAVRLEGGSVDSAIIMDANRSLMDMTEGKAAPGGKFSDLFVADEGDDALSSLLVDAIDKPVNLKLAGPEPKHVNVFVALDGAGRPSVAYVMDITEQRQLEMRLAHGEKMQAIGQLAGGVAHDFNNVLQGIILNNEQLMVHHPLGDPSYPNLKSIHEFSIRAKDLVKMLLAYARQQTFKREVFAVTDFMSEFSILLRQLLDERIELDVKHGRDVPYVKADKNQLENALFNLATNARDAMLSHKNGGKLTIRTARSTGAEAHEKGFNFVSDGDYMLIEVEDTGHGMSKDVMDKIFQPFFTTKEAGVGTGLGLATVYGIIKQSGGYICTTSSVGKGTTFHIYLPALKAEDIPESADSLPSEKAASQPVDISGRGRILLIEDEDGVRGIAASLLRSSGYEVEEACDGEEAMEILEDNPESFDLVISDVVMPGKDGPTLIREAKELLGHARVIFISGYAERDIAKQLDDDRAVSFLPKPFTVRQLAERVKQELGNPKKEAA
- a CDS encoding DUF885 family protein, whose translation is MRRTSTAIAALLLLGACQSQPDDALPPPVAAVPPPAPAQIDRAELVAEESARLNAWFEVKFQEMLARNPMYQTYLGVKTDYDKWNDVSDEAAIEEMEIQRANVAEMQAAFDYDLLDDQAKLSWRLAEYELAEAEAAFPFRHHDYVFDQMGGVQSGIPAFLVNQHGVTSLSDAEAYIARLEGIKGYLAGNIENAEYAASLGIQPPAFAYPYILNDSQSVITGYPFTSDVSDGTEDSPLMKDFRGKVAGLVESGEIDSAKSDELLAAAADALTGWVGPAYENLIAVMTAQAETATTDDGAWKLPDAEAYYAMRLKRMTTTDRSAAEIHQLGLDEVARIHGEMRDIMTKVGFEGTLKEFFEFMRTDPQFYLPNTAEGREEYLSEARRQIELMKADLPSVFNTFPKADMIVKAVEPFREKSAGKAFYSRPAPDGSRPGTYYANLYRMQDMPTYQLQALAFHEGIPGHHMQIAIAQELEGIPSFRKYGGYTAFSEGWGLYSEFLPKEMGYYSDPYDDFGRLAMEIWRAARLVVDTGIHDKKWTREEAIQYLLDNTPNPEGDAKKAIERYIVMPGQATAYKIGMLKILELREMAKTELGDAFDIAEFHDVVLKDGPVPLSILEENVKAWVAEKQAA